Proteins encoded in a region of the Sebastes fasciatus isolate fSebFas1 chromosome 9, fSebFas1.pri, whole genome shotgun sequence genome:
- the slc17a5 gene encoding sialin — translation MERYGSDTEGDETPLLHRGHEDKVQRAPACCSSRYGLALLSSFGFFVVYSLRVNLSVAMVDMLNNTHQASTNHSDSVCPAHANPPRPKHNHTASTYDWDSETQGLILGSFFYGYILTQIPGGYLAGRYGPKWLLGFGILGTVVFTLLTPVAADLGASYLIAVRVLEGIGEGVTFPAMYTMWAAWAPPLERSRLLTISYIGAQMGTVISLPLSGQICFYLDWTYIFYIFGAVGLVWFVLWAFLVFDSPNTHPRISERERLYITNSLKNELSTSAGNIPWRAIVTSRPLWAIVVAHFSYNWTFYTLLTLLPTYMNKVLGFSIQENGMLSALPYLGCAVMAVLSGQLADYLRETLSYRTITVRKSFSLVGMIGPAVFLVAAGYTGCNFTLAVTFLTISSALGGVSASGFNINHLDIAPSYAGILLGITNTFATIPGMVGPIIGGRLTTQNTIEEWQSVFYIAAAINLFGAAFYTLFGQGTVQPWAVHTSYSHGD, via the exons ATGGAGCGGTACGGGTCGGACACGGAGGGGGACGAGACACCGCTGCTGCACCGAGGACACGAAGACAAAGTCCAGAGAG CCCCAGCATGCTGCTCATCACGCTATGGCCTGGCGCTGCTCTCCTCTTTTGGCTTCTTCGTGGTCTACTCCTTGCGGGTGAACCTCAGTGTGGCCATGGTGGACATGCTTAACAACACCCACCAAGCCAGCACCAACCACAGCGACTCAGTTTGTCCCGCTCATGCCAACCCTCCGCGGCCTAAACACAACCACACG GCCAGTACGTACGACTGGGACTCTGAGACACAGGGTTTGATCCTGGGCTCCTTCTTCTACGGCTACATCCTGACACAGATCCCCGGGGGCTACCTGGCCGGCCGCTATGGACCCAAGTGGCTGTTGGGCTTTGGAATCCTGGGAACTGTAGTTTTTACGCTGCTCACCCCTGTGGCTGCTGACCTGGGTGCCAGCTACCTCATTGCTGTCAGGGTGCTGGAAGGGATAGGAGAG GGAGTGACATTCCCTGCAATGTACACCATGTGGGCAGCGTGGGCCCCACCGCTGGAGAGGAGCCGACTGCTCACCATTTCCTACATTG GAGCCCAGATGGGGACGGTTATATCTCTTCCACTGTCTGGTCAAATCTGCTTCTACCTGGACTGGACCTACATCTTCTATATATTTG GTGCTGTTGGCCTGGTTTGGTTTGTCTTGTGGGCCTTCCTCGTCTTTGACAGTCCAAACACTCACCCACGGATAtcagagcgagagagactctACATCACCAACTCACTCAAGAACGAG ctGTCCACCTCAGCAGGCAACATCCCCTGGCGAGCCATAGTGACGTCCAGACCGCTGTGGGCCATCGTCGTGGCTCACTTCTCCTACAACTGGACCTTCTACACCCTCCTCACCCTGCTGCCAACCTACATGAATAAAGTACTGGGGTTCAGCATACAGGAG AACGGGATGCTGTCAGCTCTTCCTTACCTGGGCTGCGCTGTGATGGCCGTGCTGAGTGGCCAGCTCGCCGATTATCTTCGGGAAACCCTCTCCTACCGCACCATCACGGTCAGGAAGTCCTTCTCCCTTGTTG GTATGATCGGGCCGGCGGTGTTCCTGGTGGCAGCAGGTTATACAGGATGTAACTTCACCTTGGCTGTGACCTTCCTCACCATCTCCTCGGCTCTGGGCGGAGTGTCGGCCTCTGGCTTCAACATCAATCACCTTGACATCGCTCCTTC GTATGCTGGTATTCTCCTGGGAATCACCAACACCTTTGCCACCATTCCTGGCATGGTGGGACCAATCATAGGAGGAAGACTCACCACGCAA AACACCATAGAGGAATGGCAGAGTGTTTTCTACATCGCTGCTGCCATCAACCTGTTTGGAGCGGCGTTCTACACGCTGTTTGGCCAAGGAACGGTGCAGCCCTGGGCCGTCCACACATCCTACTCTCACGGAGACTGA